From one Culex quinquefasciatus strain JHB chromosome 3, VPISU_Cqui_1.0_pri_paternal, whole genome shotgun sequence genomic stretch:
- the LOC6048310 gene encoding cuticle protein 16.5: MKFLIVLTCLVAAACAAPKPAPIGGYFGDDHGLSYAVAAPAPVVKYAAAPAPVVSYVHAAPAVHAVHAAPAPTIVKAAVPAATSYATIHQVHTPVHVAAAPAVVKYAAPAPVVQYVQAAPAPVVKVAAAPTYVHAAPAPVVKYGLGGFGGYGGYHGFEGYHGW, translated from the exons ATGAAATTTCTG ATTGTACTAACCTGCTTGGTGGCCGCTGCCTGTGCCGCCCCTAAACCCGCCCCCATCGGAGGTTACTTCGGTGACGACCATGGCCTCTCGTACGCCGTGGCCGCCCCAGCTCCGGTGGTCAAGTATGCCGCCGCCCCCGCCCCGGTCGTTTCCTACGTCCATGCGGCCCCGGCCGTCCACGCCGTCCATGCCGCGCCGGCTCCGACCATCGTGAAGGCTGCCGTTCCGGCGGCCACCAGCTACGCCACCATCCACCAGGTGCACACGCCCGTCCACGTGGCCGCCGCCCCAGCCGTGGTCAAGTATGCCGCGCCCGCTCCGGTAGTGCAGTACGTCCAGGCCGCGCCAGCTCCGGTGGTCAAGGTGGCCGCTGCTCCGACCTACGTCCACGCTGCCCCGGCACCGGTCGTCAAGTACGGACTTGGAGGTTTTGGTGGGTACGGTGGATATCACGGATTCGAAGGATACCACGGATGGTAA